Part of the Parcubacteria group bacterium genome is shown below.
CTGGTTTTTTGTTGGCAGCAATCTCGGAAATAGTCGTTGCACTACCACGAGAAATTACCAGATCCGCCACTGCAAGAACGTCTTCAATATTTTCCTTGATAAAGGCGATCGGATAATAACCTTCGCGCCCCGCCTTAAAACCAAGTTCTCCCGCCATATGAACAACATTTTCAAAATCATGTTCTCCTGTTTGATGAATAATTTGATATTTGTGCAAAAGTTGAGGCAAGATCCGCAAAATTTTATCATTGATACTTTTCGCCCCTTGTGATCCGCCCGTGACAAAGATGACTTTTTTTGACTCTGTGAGATTGAACGTTTGTCTGGCGCGATTAACATCGCCCTGCGTAATTTTTTCACTCAAAGGGTTACCCGTAAGCACCACTTGCGCCGCCGGAAAATATTTTTCCGCTTCCGGATAAGACACCGCCACGCGATCGGAAAATTTTCCCAACATTGAGTTGGCCAATCCCGGATTGGAATCTGACTCGTGGATCATAATCGGGATACGATAAAGCCAACCGACGACGACGACCGGAAAAGAAGCATAGCCGCCTTTGGAAAAAATCGCGTCCGGCATCAAAACCAACAAAAGCCACATTGATTTTAATATTCCAAAAGGAATCTTAAAAAAATCGGTCACATTCTGGAAAGAAAAATAACGGCGCAATTTTCCCGCCTGGATATTGCGGATCGGGATATTTTCCCGCCCCATAATTTCATCTTCCAACTTGCCCTTCGGACCGATGAAATAGAATTCCACCTCCGGCACAATTTCTCTGATTTTCTTGGCCACCGCTATGAGCGGAGTCAGATGTCCGCCAGTCCCCCCTCCGGTAAGTACGATACGCATAAATTTCGTATTTGATAAAAAATTAATTATTACCAATTTGCTTGGAAATATTCAAAAGCACGCCGATTCCTGCCATCAGAAAAACGAGCGACGTTCCACCATAGCTAATGAAGGGCAATGGAATGCCGGTGAGCGGGATGAGGCCGGAAATGGCGGAGATGTTGATGAAGGCCTGAAAAACAATCCAGGAAGTGATGCCGACGGCAGCTAATTGCGAAAAGCGATCTGGGGCATTTTGTGCTATGCGAAAACCGATCATCGCCAACGCTAAAAATAAAATAACTATAACAACCACGCCGATCAAGCCCAATTCCTCACCGATAATCGCAAAGATCGAATCACCAACCGGTTCCGGCAGATAATTAAATTTTTGCATGCTATGGCCCAGACCCACGCCAAAAATTCCACCCGAACCAATCGCCAGAAGCGCCTGATTGATCTGATAGCCGATCCCGCGCGGATCAAGTTCAGGATGGAGAAATACTAAGAACCGATCCATCCGATAGGACTCAAATTTGATGAGCAGTCCCAAGGCGGCAAAACCGGAAATTGCTATTAGTGCCATATGAGACAGCCTCGCGCCAGAAATGAAAAAAATCGACATGGCAATAAAAATAATCACGCCAAGCGTTCCCATATCTGGCTGTTTTTCCAAAAGAAAACTAACCACCGCTACCACTGCTAGAAACGGCAAAAGTCCCTCATAGAAATCCTTCACTTTTTCCGCCCGGCTTTCCAGCCAGGCCGCCAGATAAATAATAATCGACAATTTCAACATTTCTGAAGGCTGGAAAGAAAACGGACCGAGTTGCAACCAACGACTGGCTCCGTAGACCCGAGAACCGACACCTGGCACGAAAACGAGAATAAGCAGAAAAATGCTTAAGATAAACAAGGGAAAGGCAATTTTTTTCCAAAAATTATAGTTGATTTTTTGCACTGCATAGAGAACTAGGAGTCCCGGCAAAACTCCATAGAATAATTGATGCTTGAAAAAATAGTAGGAATCGCCAAACCGACTATGCGAATAAGCGATGCCCGCCGATGCGATCATCGCCAAACCAAAAGTGAGCAGTGTCAGAACGACAAATAATAAATTTTTGTTTATTGTTTTTCCCGCCATTTTTTTATCTCATTATGATTTCCGCTGAGTAGCACTTCTGGCACTTGCCAGCCATTAAAATTTTCCGGCTTGCTGTATTGTGGATGCTCTTTATAGTTTTTTTCTTTATGCGATTCATGCTTCGCACTTTCCGCGTTTCCTAAAACTCCCGGCAAGAGCCGCGTCACCGAATCCACAAGTACCATAGCCGGAAGCTCCCCACCTGTAAGAACATAATCACCGATCGAAATCTCTTCATCGGCAATTTGCTCTGCCACCCGCTCGTCCACACCCTCATAGCGCCCGCAGATCAAAATTAGATTGGCATATTTTGAGAGTCGCTCCGCCGTCCGTTGGGTATATTTTTTGCCTTTGGCAGAAAATAAAATTGTTCTGGTTTCCGCCCTAGGCGGACCCGCCTTGGGCGGGTTTTCTTCCCTGCTTTTTGCAATCAGCTTTTTCACAGCTTCCACGCAAGCATAAATCGGCTGAACTTGTAGCACCATCCCTGCTCCTCCGCCATAAGGCGTATCATCAACTTTTCCATGCTTATCGGTCGTGTGATCCCGCAAATTATGCGCGGTAACTTCGATCGCCCCACTTTTTTGGGCACGACCAATAATTGACTCTTTGAGATAGGAGTCGAAAATAGACGAAAAAATTGTAACAATATGAAATTGCATAATAATCTAATCATAGCAAAATAAATCAAAAAAGGCTAACTTTCGTCAGCCTTGAATTTTGTTTGCTATAATACACATTATACCTAAAAAAACTAAAAAGGCCTCTGGGGAAAATTCTTCCCCGAAGGCCTTTTTTTGAAACTTATCTTAGCCCTGCAGTTTTCTGCAGGGCGTGAACGACCTCTGCAATGCCGATTTTTTTGTCGCCGTTGACGTCGCCACTGACGTCTACGGAAACGCTTTTCCCTGCCGTAACTTGCAGGGACAAAATGGCGTCCGACAAATCAACTTTGTTGTCGGCGTTGACGTCTCCAGCTATCGGGTCTATTAATTTTACCACTTTGACATGATAGCCATCGGCGACCAACAATTTATCCCCTACCACCTCCATCGCATTTGCGATGATGGCGATCGTTTCGACCAGTCGCGGAGCCGTGACAATCGAAACATCAACAACTAGAATCTTTGTTTTTGTCGCGATGTATATTCTGCTACCGCTTTTTTTCATAAATAGCAACCCGCATTCAAGATCCATCGCGCTCGCCTGTTTGGCCAAGCTAAACCAGGTCTGCACATATGACGGATCTGTCAAGTTGATAATCGCTAGAACTCCCCGCCAACCAGTAGCATCTCCGGCCAGCGCATAAACATACTGGCCTTCCGCGACCATATCAATGGCCTTGGAAAAAGTAATATACCCATCAGCGGAATAAAACTCCTTCCGCGACTGGCCTAACTTGTAGGGTTCTCCTGTATTTGTCGTATCCCAAATGCCAATTCCTGCGGTACTCATTGCCAGGAAAAGATACTTTTTATCCATTTGAGAAAAGGATCTCTCGGGAGTTGCATCCAAACTTCGTGAGCCCATAAAGCTCAATTCTCCCGACGAGGGTAAGGGCAGATAGGTGCGAAGATACGGTGACACCGTTTCACTTCCACCACCGATGAAAATACCAATACCATCATTGGCAATGCTTTTAGCATTTTTTAATTGCCAATCAATACCGTTAAATAGCGCGGTCATCGAGCTTAAATTCACAACCGCTCCAGGTGAACTATAATAGCTCGTAAGCACAAAGCCGTAGCCATTCAAGACTGTCATTTTGGAAAAAGCATCCCAGGCCTGATAACCATTCCCTCGCAATGAGGAAACTTTTTGGAGCTGGTCTCCGATAAATTGGAGTTTAAAAAAATCTCCATTCCAAGCCGGATCTGCATTGGTAGTCGTGGCATAAATCATACCACTCCCATCAACAGCAATGTCCTGGACTTTGTTACCGAAATAAAAACTACTAACAATTTCGCTCTTCGCAAAAACATCAGAAGAGCAAAACATAGCCATTGCCAAGGATAATACGCAAATTAATTTTTTCATACAACTTCTCCTTTTTGAGTGAATGAGTTGAAAAAAATATAGCCACAGACTGTGGCGGAAATAAGCATTTTTACCGGACAATTCAAATCAAAAAATTGTCAAAGTACGATTTATAATCTTAGCACATTTTGACTTATTTGTCAACAACAAAAAAGGCTAACTTTCGCCAGCCTTTTTAATTTTGCTAAAGTTGAGCTAAATTAGACAATATCACCAACAACGTCGTCGATGCTTTTTCTCACTTCTTCTCTCGGCTCGCGGTCTTCTCGTGGTTTTCGCTCTGAGCCTTCCGGTTCGTTAATCTTGAGATTAACTCGCGCGTTGTTTCTTGCTCCGATCACGCGAAGCAAAGTTCGAAGAGCTTTGGCTGTCGCACCTTCACGTCCGATGATCATCCCCATATCTTCAGGATTGACATCTAGCGTAATTAGCACGCCCATTTCATCAATCTTCCTTTCGACTTTCACGTCGTCAGGCTTGTTCACAATCTGCTTCACAACATACTCAACAAACTCTTTGTCAGTCACTTGAATTGTAGTCATTTTCGTATTTCTAGATTAATGCTTATTAAATTGTTCGTAAGAGGGCTTCGGAAGATCGACCCCCACCATCGCTGTTGTCCGCTAGGCTAAAAATAGCACCGGCAGAACTCTCTTACTTTCGCCTATATTATATTATTTATCCGTTATTCTGTCAAAAAAATATCCACCAATCCGCAAGAGTCAAAATAAGGTTAGATTTCTGGCTTATCAATGCCTATGCTTTTCAAAAGTTCTAGTTGCTCCGGTCCTTCAATTTCTCGATACTCACGCGTTTTTAGACTACCCAATTTAATGTTCATGATCCGCGTACGTTTGAGTTCGGTCACCTTGCGTTCCAATCTTTCACACATCCTGCGAATCTGTCTTTTCTTACCTTCAGTAAGTACGATAGAAAAAGCCAACTCATTCACTTTTTTTACTTCGCAACTTCTGGTTTTATATCCATCATCCAGCACCACGCCCTCTGACATATTTTTGATAAACCCAGGGCTGATGGTGCGATCTACTTTGACCAAATATTCTTTTTCATGATAGTGATCGGGATTAAGTAATCGGTCAGTCACACGTCCATCGTTCGTAAGCAAAATAAGACCGTGCGAATCTTTGTCGAGCCGACCCACGGGAAAAACTTTCTGTGAATAATTGAAAATATCTTCGATGCTCCGCTCCCCTTTTTGCGGACTGTGTGTCACAATACCTTGCGGTTTGTTGTACGCCAAATAGACCAGCTTTCTGTTCCGGCGGATGTCTTTGTCGATCGTCACCTCATCTGTCTCATTGACTTTCGCCCCAAGTGCAGCCACCAGGCCGTTGATTTTCACCCGGCCGGATTTTATAATTTCATCCGCCGCCCGACGGGTGCAAAAATTGTTATAGGCCAGGTATTTATTGATCCGGATCGGATAAGTGATTTCTTTTTTCATTTAATTGATGTGTCATTCCCGCGAAGGCGGGAATCCAGGTTCCACTAGTTATAAATTACAACAATCGAACTATAAATCCATTAACTTCTTGTTACCAACCAGTAAATTCTGTTTTTCTTTTTCTTAAAACCTGAGGTGCCTGGATCCCCGCCTTCGCGGGGATGACACGGGGTATGGAAATACGCCAAAAGATTAAACTTAAATCTAGCACAGATTATTAATTTTGTCCACCACCTCATCGATCAAAAATTGCGCGGTCGAAGCGCCAGCGGCGATGCCGACTATTTGTACATCTTTGAACCATTCTAATTGTAACTCCAAAGCGGTTTCAATGTGATGCGTCGGAGTTTTTTGTGCTTCGCTTAACTGGACCAATTTTCCAGTATTACTCGAATTTTTTCCCCCAATCACAATCATTAGATCCACAACCTTCGCCAATTCGGAAACTTCCGCTTGTTTAGTTGAGCTATCCAGACAAATGGTATTTTCCACAACCAGGTTCTTGACTTTTTCTGCCAATCCCTTGATAACATTATCTAACAACTCTTTTTTTTGCGTCGTCTGGCTGAGCACACCGACCTTGCCACCGAATTCCAGATTTTTCACGTCATCAGCATCGTGAATTATTTTCGCTGAATCACTCGCCCACGCATTGATGCCAATCACTTCGGCATGCTGGGGATCGCCACAGATGACAACGTCGTAATTTTCCTCGTGAAATTTTTTCGCCACCAACTGTGCCCGCCTGACGAACGGACAAGTCGCGTCCAAAATCTCACCGCCTTGTGCCACAATTTTTTCCACAATTCTTGGATCAATTCCGTGACTGCGAATGAGAAACAGACTACCCGCCGGAATTTCCGCGAGCTCCCGCACAGTCACTAATCCTTTTTGCTCCAGCTTTTCAATCACTTGTTGATTATGGATGAGCGACCCCATGCAATAGACTTTTCGTCCGCTCTCCAGCGCTTTTTCCGCCAGCTCCACCGCCCGGCGAACCCCAAAACAAAACCCAGCATGCGTGGCAATTTTTATTTCCATAATTGTATCAATACGATTTACATTCTATTCCTTAAACGATTTTAGCTTATCATACGTCGGGATTTTGGACAATTGGGTGATTACTGAAGGAAAATCAAAAACAGTCCCAGATAAAAAGGACTGTTTTCTTGATTTTTAGGCTTAGCTTTTTCCGAGTTTGGGGGAAATTGCCAAAACATAGATAGCGCAGATTCCAACAACAGCATAGACAATTCTGGAAAGGGCTGACATATCTCCAAAAATTGCGGCCACCAAATCAAAATTAAAAATTCCTACCAATCCCCAGTTGAGTCCTCCGACAGCCAAAAGAATGACAGCGATCCAATCGATAGCGT
Proteins encoded:
- a CDS encoding 4-hydroxy-3-methylbut-2-enyl diphosphate reductase, with the protein product MEIKIATHAGFCFGVRRAVELAEKALESGRKVYCMGSLIHNQQVIEKLEQKGLVTVRELAEIPAGSLFLIRSHGIDPRIVEKIVAQGGEILDATCPFVRRAQLVAKKFHEENYDVVICGDPQHAEVIGINAWASDSAKIIHDADDVKNLEFGGKVGVLSQTTQKKELLDNVIKGLAEKVKNLVVENTICLDSSTKQAEVSELAKVVDLMIVIGGKNSSNTGKLVQLSEAQKTPTHHIETALELQLEWFKDVQIVGIAAGASTAQFLIDEVVDKINNLC
- the murG gene encoding undecaprenyldiphospho-muramoylpentapeptide beta-N-acetylglucosaminyltransferase; protein product: MRIVLTGGGTGGHLTPLIAVAKKIREIVPEVEFYFIGPKGKLEDEIMGRENIPIRNIQAGKLRRYFSFQNVTDFFKIPFGILKSMWLLLVLMPDAIFSKGGYASFPVVVVGWLYRIPIMIHESDSNPGLANSMLGKFSDRVAVSYPEAEKYFPAAQVVLTGNPLSEKITQGDVNRARQTFNLTESKKVIFVTGGSQGAKSINDKILRILPQLLHKYQIIHQTGEHDFENVVHMAGELGFKAGREGYYPIAFIKENIEDVLAVADLVISRGSATTISEIAANKKPAILIPLETSASDHQRMNAYSLARIGGCIVMEESNMGEHMLLEKIDELMENEALREKLAENIATFYHPDATEKIAQGILGMIKE
- a CDS encoding KH domain-containing protein, producing the protein MTTIQVTDKEFVEYVVKQIVNKPDDVKVERKIDEMGVLITLDVNPEDMGMIIGREGATAKALRTLLRVIGARNNARVNLKINEPEGSERKPREDREPREEVRKSIDDVVGDIV
- the ftsW gene encoding putative lipid II flippase FtsW, translated to MAGKTINKNLLFVVLTLLTFGLAMIASAGIAYSHSRFGDSYYFFKHQLFYGVLPGLLVLYAVQKINYNFWKKIAFPLFILSIFLLILVFVPGVGSRVYGASRWLQLGPFSFQPSEMLKLSIIIYLAAWLESRAEKVKDFYEGLLPFLAVVAVVSFLLEKQPDMGTLGVIIFIAMSIFFISGARLSHMALIAISGFAALGLLIKFESYRMDRFLVFLHPELDPRGIGYQINQALLAIGSGGIFGVGLGHSMQKFNYLPEPVGDSIFAIIGEELGLIGVVVIVILFLALAMIGFRIAQNAPDRFSQLAAVGITSWIVFQAFINISAISGLIPLTGIPLPFISYGGTSLVFLMAGIGVLLNISKQIGNN
- a CDS encoding pseudouridine synthase codes for the protein MKKEITYPIRINKYLAYNNFCTRRAADEIIKSGRVKINGLVAALGAKVNETDEVTIDKDIRRNRKLVYLAYNKPQGIVTHSPQKGERSIEDIFNYSQKVFPVGRLDKDSHGLILLTNDGRVTDRLLNPDHYHEKEYLVKVDRTISPGFIKNMSEGVVLDDGYKTRSCEVKKVNELAFSIVLTEGKKRQIRRMCERLERKVTELKRTRIMNIKLGSLKTREYREIEGPEQLELLKSIGIDKPEI
- the trmD gene encoding tRNA (guanosine(37)-N1)-methyltransferase TrmD is translated as MQFHIVTIFSSIFDSYLKESIIGRAQKSGAIEVTAHNLRDHTTDKHGKVDDTPYGGGAGMVLQVQPIYACVEAVKKLIAKSREENPPKAGPPRAETRTILFSAKGKKYTQRTAERLSKYANLILICGRYEGVDERVAEQIADEEISIGDYVLTGGELPAMVLVDSVTRLLPGVLGNAESAKHESHKEKNYKEHPQYSKPENFNGWQVPEVLLSGNHNEIKKWREKQ
- a CDS encoding DUF378 domain-containing protein, which produces MNKLNAIDWIAVILLAVGGLNWGLVGIFNFDLVAAIFGDMSALSRIVYAVVGICAIYVLAISPKLGKS